Proteins found in one Elephas maximus indicus isolate mEleMax1 chromosome 11, mEleMax1 primary haplotype, whole genome shotgun sequence genomic segment:
- the LOC126086063 gene encoding LOW QUALITY PROTEIN: zinc finger protein 577-like (The sequence of the model RefSeq protein was modified relative to this genomic sequence to represent the inferred CDS: inserted 2 bases in 2 codons), translated as MTKAQGSFSFEDVAVGFTWEEWQLLDPSQKDLYKDVMLENYNNLVSVGYQGTKPDSVFKLEQGETPWIVEGAIYSWTSPEEIWLSDHMQQHPENQNELKSLERCLQSFTLGDNCVLRKNLASLTQRHNTFNSHCRSLQSHLDFVIQNRRDAGKNSDEFSGYGKSSVHMKHDKTFPGIKYRGCIKPKLKSQLNDHPKTYTEEQPHKCSECGKVFSKRPLLLYHQRIHTGEKPYVCSECGKAFTWESRLKRHQRSHIGEKLYGCNECGKSFSQKAYLIVHQRLHTGEKPHECGECRRTFAFKSALTKHQRIHTGERPYECSECEKAYRCKSELIQHRRTHNRERPYECSECKRTFLFEAALTNHQRIHTGERPYECSECEKAFRSKYKLMQHKQTHTRGRPYGCSECGKSFTHMSFLIKHKKTHTKEKVINSLKVGNPSSGSHSTFYKSELIQKLNPMNTMPMEMPYSETXAVNLSEFVGCRNIVIMEYPFXRSQASVNNQEFSQGVTLANVNMTTPSIINIS; from the exons atgacCAAGGCCCAG GGATCATTCTCATTTGAGGATGTGGCTGTGGGCTTCACCTGGGAGGAGTGGCAGTTACTGGACCCGTCTCAGAAGGACTTGTACAAGGATGTGATGTTGGAGAACTACAACAACCTGGTATCAGTAG GATACCAAGGTACCAAACCAGATTCAGTCTTCAAGTTGGAGCAAGGAGAAACACCATGGATAGTGGAGGGAGCAATCTACAGTTGGACCAGTCCAG AAGAAATATGGCTGAGTGACCATATGCAGCAGCacccagaaaaccaaaatgaGCTTAAAAGTTTGGAAAGATGTCTGCAAAGTTTTACACTTGGAGATAACTGTGTTTTAAGGAAAAATCTTGCTTCTTTAACACAAAGACACAATACATTTAACTCACATTGTAGAAGTTTGCAGTCTCATTTAGATTTTGTTATCCAGAACAGAAGAGATGCAGGAAAGAATTCTGATGAGTTTAGTGGCTATGGGAAATCATCTGTCCACATGAAGCATGACAAAACTTTTCCTGGAATTAAATATCGTGGATGTATTAAACCCAAACTTAAATCACAGCTCAATGACCATCCAAAAACTTATACGGAAGAGCAACCACATAAATGCAGCGAGTGTGGGAAAGTCTTTTCCAAAAGGCCACTGCTCTTGTaccatcagagaattcatacagGGGAGAAACCTTATGTatgcagtgaatgtggaaaaGCTTTTACTTGGGAGAGCCGGCTCAAAAGACATCAGCGATCTCATATTGGAGAGAAACTCTATGGATGCAATGAGTGTGGAAAATCATTTTCTCAGAAGGCATACCTCATTGTACATCAGAGACTTCACACAGGAGAGAAGCCTCATGAGTGCGGTGAATGTAGAAGAACCTTTGCTTTTAAGTCAGCCCTGACCAAACATCAAAGAATTCACACAGGAGAGAGACCTTATGAATGTAGTGAGTGTGAAAAAGCCTACAGATGCAAGTCTGAGCTCATTCAACATCGGCGAACTCATAACAGAGAGAGACCGTATGAATGCAGTGAATGTAAAAGAACCTTCCTGTTTGAGGCAGCCCTGACCAATCATCAAAGAATTCATACAGGAGAGAGACCATACGAATGCAGTGAGTGTGAAAAAGCCTTCAGAAGCAAGTATAAACTCATGCAACATAAGCAAACTCATACCAGAGGGAGACCGTATGGATGCAGTGAATGTGGCAAATCTTTTACCCACATGTCATTCCTCATTAAACACAAGAAAACTCATACAAAAGAGAAAGTGATAAATTCACTGAAGGTGGGAAACCCTTCCTCAGGGAGTCACAGCACTTTCTACAAGAGTGAACTCATACAGAAATTAAACCCCATGAATACCATGCCCATGGAAATGCCTTATTCAGAAA TGGCTGTAAATCTCAGTGAGTTTGTAGGGTGTAGAAATATTGTGATTATGGAATATCCTT GAAGAAGTCAGGCTTCAGTAAATAATCAGGAATTTTCACAGGGAGTAACCCTTGCAAATGTGAATATGACAACACCTTCTATAATAAATATATCTTAA